In the genome of Xanthomonas hortorum pv. pelargonii, the window GTCGGCGACGTAATCGCTGCCCATCGCGAACGACTCGATCAGGCCTCCGCCCATGACGCCGAGTTGCTCAGGCTGGTTGAAAACGCCACGCACGCCAAGCAACCAGTTGGCTTCGAACGGCACCAGATCCGAGGTCACGCTGTCGTTGATGAAGACAGACGTATTGAAGATCGGTAACGGCCGCCCGTCGCGGATGGTGTAGAAGTTGTCGCTGCTCAACTGCGGATTGCGCAGCAGCGGGCCTTCCGCCAGATACTGCGTCGTGCCGGTGAAATAACGCGGATCCACGCCTGTGGCATCCGGATTCCACAAGCCGAAATCCTTCAGTACCAGCTTGCCGATCACCGCCTGCCACATATCCGCCGGCGCGTAGCGTTTGCTCAGCCGGTACTCGGCCAGTTCGGCGACGATCGGCAACGTGCCGAGCCGGTACGGCACCTGGCCGAGATTGTTGCTGCCCATCTTCCCCCAACTCGTCCAAGGTGAGTTGCGCTGGATCCAGCACCACCGGCCCCAGGAAGTCGTCATCGCTGATCGACGTCGGCAGATAGGTGAACAACACATTGGCCTATGTCCCGCCGGACACCGAAGAGATCGCCGCCACCTTGTCCAAAAGCCCCAGGGAGCGCAGCCCGCGCAGTTGACCCAGCGCACACGACAGCGCACGACTGCCGCCGCCGGAGAGACAGATGCCGACCGCATCCGACGGGGTCTCGCTTTGGGCTGCGCCCAGTGGATCGATTGCCACGTTGAATGTCGCCATGGTGTTCTCCCTGTGTGGCGCTTTGCCCTTTCAAAGCGCAGTCAGAAGCCTAGCGTCTGCGGATCCACTCGCCACGTGGCGTTGCGCCCAGATCGCGTCGCGCAGCGGAGGGCGCTCTTGCCGATCTTTCAGATAGTCCGGTGTGAGATGACGGGCACCTCACACGAAGACCGAGCCTGCCAGGCCTAATCTGCCGAGAGCGACCCCAGGGTAAAACCGGAGACGGCATTCACCTTGCCGCGCCACAGCACACCACGGTTGCTGGGCAGGGGCTGGCCGCCGGGCGAGAAGCAACGCGACTCGATCAGGTGAAGGAACTGCGGAGGTGTGCTGCTCTGCTGAGCGTCCTCTTCCGTGTCGTAGATGCTGGCATGGCTGGCAAACGCGCGACGGATATCTTCTTTTTCTTCGGCGCTGCCGGGATAGGCCGCAGAAAATTCCTGCGCGAATGCCTCGAAGTACTGCTTGCCGCTGACCAGCTGGCCAGAAACGATGATGCCTTCGACAAACAGCGTAATGCCGAACTGCACGTTCGAACTATTGACGGTGGCGACCAGCTTCTGCAGATACCAATCCAGGCTCTGGCCATCGAACGCCAGCTTGACGTCTTCCAGGTTCGGTTGATTGTCGTCTTGATCTGTCATGTGGCTCTCCTTGGTGGAAGGTGTAACGCGTATGTTGAAGTAAGCGCAGCGACGTGCCTACGTATCGCCCCGCATGCCCAAGAAAGCAGGTGCGTCCTGTCCAGTGATCGGCGCGGTTGGGTCCGCTATCGTCGCCTTGGAGAGCATGCCCCAGAGTCTATGACATGTTTGCCTTGTTGGCCTGCCCTGGTTGGAGTCTTGATCCTCAGCGCTAGCTTGTGCTGTTGCACAAGCTCTTTGCTCGCGCGGGTGCTCTATTGGGGCTGTCAGTCAACGTTCGTTCCGAGCCATCGGGGAGTAGCGGCGCAGCTTGGCGATGTCCTTAGCAGTCCGCCACGGCCCGGTATAGGCCTCAAGGGATGAAATTTTCTGATGAAATTTCGCGACTAGATATGGTTTTTCTGACACTTGTTAGCCTTGATCGCTCGCCACTCACGCCCGTCTCTTCATTAGAGGGGCACCGATAAAATCAAACCGCGTCGAAGAGAAGGCCAATCGTAGTGGCTGTGATAGGCGATGGTCGCCCAAAGAACACATTGGTTGCGCGTTGCCCAGCGAACCCCCGAAGATATATAGCCATTTGCCAAGATGTTTAGCGAGCTAAGAAAGGGATGCCATTGCAATGACTTGGCTCGGTCTCGATCAAGATTTACCCATATCGTGTAGAGAGAAGCTCGCTACCAATGAAGACCGTAGAAGACTGCAAATTGCTGGTTCGAGAGGGGTTTCTATCTCCAGAGAAGTGGGAGGTAAATCTTGCACTAGCCGAGCGACTGCTTTCGGAAGCGCTGTTGGACGATCCAAACAACCCGCTCTTGCTCACCTGCTTGGGTGCAGTCCTTTGTGATCAAGGTCAACACAAAGCCGCCGCAATGCAGTTGCGCTACGCGATAGCGCACGGATCACAGGACAGAAATACCTTCTTAAATCTTGGTGTTGCATTGCTTAAGGAAGGTCTGAATAACGAGGCCTGAGAGTGCGGGATGTCGCGTCGGTCCGGAGAGTCGCGTTTGGATCTTCGGATCTTCCGCTATTTCTGGCACTTTCCTTGGGAATTCCCCGGGTTACAGGCGCACGCTCCCCATGGCAGGCAGTAACTGCTTTCGCTTCATCCACAGATTGGAGAGCGCAAACAAGGTCAGCACGTGTGCGGTGTTCTTGGCCAGGCCGCGATAGCGGACCTTGGTGTAACCGAACTGGCGCTTGATCACCCGGAACGGATGCTCCACCTTCGCGCGCACGCTGGCCTTGAAGTGTTCCCAACGCTGTTCCCGAGCACGCTCGCGTTTGTTGCCGATGGCTTGCAGCGTCGAACGCTTGGCGGCAATGAAAAATGCAGCCTTGCAGGTCTGCAGTTCTTCGCGTTTGTCCGCACCGGTGTAGCCGCTGTCGCCGAACACGCTGTCTTCTTTGCCATGCAGTAATGCGTGCGTCACCGTGACGTCGGCGACATTGGCGGCTGTGCAATGGACGTGGTGCACCAGCCCGGAAAATTCATCCACGCCGATGTGCGCCTTCATCCCGAAATACCACTGATTGCCCTTCCTGGTCTGATGCATTTCAGGGTCGCGCGCGTGATCGGCGTTCTTGGTCGAACTGGGTGCAGCGATCAGCGTCGCATCGACGATCGTGCCCGACCGCAGGCTCTGCCCCTTGCGTGCCAGATGCGCGTTGACCGCGTCCAGCATCCGCGCGGCAAGGCCATGGGTCTCCAGCAGGCGCCGAAAGTTGAGAATCGTGGTCTCGTCCGGAACGTTGTCCAAGCCACCGAGCTGGGCAAACCTCCGCAAGATCGGGATCTCGTGCAGCGCTTCTTCCATCGCCGGATCGCTCAACGCATACCACTGCTGCAGCAAATGAATCCGCAACATCGTCGCCAGTGCGTATGGCTGTCGACCAGGGCGTCCCGACACCGGATAGTGCGGTGCGATCAGACCGAGCAAGTGCTGCCACGGAACGACCTGCTCCATCTCGGCCAGGAAGATCTCCCGGCGGGTCTGCTTGCGCTTGCCCAGGCCTTCAGCGTCGCCGAACGTCAGTTGCATGGATTACTCCTCAACATGCGGGTAGTGTCGCGTATCTATGGTGCGTTGTTCAGAGGTTCCCTAGGGAAGGTCTGAACAACGAGGCCTGAGAGTGCGGGATGTCGCGTCGGTCCGGAGAGTCGCGTTTGGATCTTCGGATTTCCGCTATTTCTGGCACTTTCCTTGGGAATTCCCCGGGTTACAGGCGCACGCTCCCCATGGCAGGCAGTAACTGCTTTCGCTTCATCCACAGATTGGAGAGCGCAAACAAGGTCAGCACGTGTGCGGTGTTCTTGGCCAGGCCGCGATAGCGGACCTTGGTGTAACCGAACTGGCGCTTGATCACCCGGAACGGATGCTCCACCTTCGCGCGCACGCTGGCCTTGAAGTGTTCCCAACGCTGTTCCCGAGCACGCTCGCGTTTGTTGCCGATGGCTTTCAGCGTCGAACGCTTGGCGGCAATGAAAAATGCAGCCTTGCAGGTCTGCAGTTCTTCGCGTTTGTCCGCACCGGTGTAGCCGCTGTCGCCGAACACGCTGTCTTCTTTGCCATGCAGTAATGCGTGCGTCACCGTGACGTCGGCGACATTGGCGGCTGTGCAATGGACGTGGTGCACCAGCCCGGAAAATTCATCCACGCCGATGTGCGCCTTCATCCCGAAATACCACTGATTGCCCTTCCTGGTCTGATGCATTTCAGGGTCGCGCGCGTGATCGGCGTTCTTGGTCGAACTGGGTGCAGCGATCAGCGTCGCATCGACGATCGTGCCCGACCGCAGGCTCTGCCCCTTGCGTGCCAGATGCGCGTTGACCGCGTCCAGCATCCGCGCGGCAAGGCCATGGGTCTCCAGCAGGCGCCGAAAGTTCAAAATCGTGGTCTCGTCCGGAACGTTGTCCAAGCCACCGAGCTGGGCAAAGCGCCGCAAGGTCGGAATCTCGTGCAGCGCTTCTTCCATCGCCGGATCGCTCAACGCATACCACTGCTGCAGCAAATGAATCCGCAACATCGTCGCCAGTGCGTATGGCTGTCGACCAGGGCGTCCCGACACCGGATAGTGCGGTGCGATCAGACCGAGCAAGTGCTGCCACGGAACGACCTGCTCCATCTCGGCCAGGAAGATCTCCCGGCGGGTCTGCTTGCGCTTGCCCAGGCCTTCAGCGTCGCCGAACGTCAGTTGCATGGATTACTCCTCAACATGAGGCGGGTAGTGTCGCGTATCTATGGTGCGTTGTTCAGAGGTTCCCTAGAAGCAGTGATGCCATGACATTCTTCAACAAGTCAAAGGCATTCAAGTCATCGCTTCAGTCCTGGCAGGCGTACTTCGATCCTCAGGCGCACTGATAAGGATCGCCAGGCTGCTGGGTGGTTCTACCATATATAAGGTGCACCCTAAGATATCTAAGCCCGAATTGGGTTTTGGCCGTACCCAAGATTTCTCTTGAATCCCAGAGAGGACTTATCCACAGAGTTGTGCATGGCTGCCGAGGCCTGCCCCTCGTACACTCAGCCCAACTCACAAACCTGGCTGGTCAGATGGTTGTTCAAACTAAGCGTCGTCGTTTCTCTGCTAGGCTCAAAAAGCGAGGCCCACTGATTTTTGACGACGCACCGTTATCTCTGCGCGTTGGATATATAAAGCTGTTGCTACCAACTTATGTTGGTGAAAGCCGTTCCACGCGAATAGCCAGGCGAGAGCCCTTAGGAATCGATGAGGTGCATGAGCTGTTTTTGGCTCGATGCCGTATAGACGGAGATCCGCACGAATGGGGCGAGTGTAGTTCTTGGGAAGCACTGACGACACACCTCAAAGGTAGTTGTTGGCCTCAGTTTTTTGACTTTGTCGAGTTGCTCGCCGAACTGCTTATTGAGAAGGATGATCACTTTTCGTTTGATAGCCCTGCTAAGTTTGAAGTTTATAGGATTCGTCTGAACGATCTCCTGGATGAGGAGAACATCGGCTGGCAAATGGATGCGCATGGGGAACTGAAGCGCAAGATCCGTGCAATGAATCGATCAATCTCTTCAGCCAATGCTGCGCTCGATAGCCGGTTTAAAAGCGCTCGCGAGCACTACAAGCGTTCATTGAGCTACCTGCTAACTCATCCGGTCGACGAGGCAAACAGTGTTCGAGAGATCATCAGCGCATTGGAAAGCGTCATCAAGGTCATCGCTCCTAAGGTAGCTACTCTTGGTGCCGGAGTAAAAGAGCTTCGAAAGAGAGGTGATTTCAACCGCTGGAGTTTGGACATCATAGAAAAGCTATATGCCTATTCGAATGACTCTCCGTTCGTTCGTCATGGACACATCGATGGAGTAGCTCCTACGAGAGCCGAGGCTGAAATGATTGTACAGACTGCCTTATCAATGATTTGCTACCTCATTGAGGTGGGCGGAGAGGGTGCCGAGCGACCTTAAATTGAAGTTTTTTCCTTTCAGAGGTGAAAGTCGTATATCAGGCTGACCTCAACTCAATGAGGGTATGGTCGGATACGTATGTGCAGACCTATGTGGAAAACAGCTTGGTCGTGGCATACCTCATCGTGTCGGTCCGCTTGGATTAGGATCACTCACCCCACGCGCGAGTTCCTGTTGTTGCGTGACCTGTCTTTCCTGTGCAATCGCCTGATTAGCTGCCAGCAACTTCTGGTCTGATTGCTCAATCGGAATGTTGATCGCTTGATCAATTTGCACATGCACGCGCTTGTTCGCCGGGTCGTCCAGCCGGCCTTCTACCGCAAACAGGTTGCCGGTCTTGCTCATCAATACGTGATCGACGCGCGTCAACGCATTACTCTCCATAGAGCGATCTGCCGCTTCCGGGTAGCTTTCACGGTTATCTTTACATGCGGCCAGGAGGCATCGGCTTGCTCGCTCACTCATCTCGTCGTAGGGCTTGCCAACGCTCTCGTCGATCTTGCGCATGCCATCGCGGATCTGCTCAAGCATGGCGTGGTCGGGATGATCTGGATCGTCTGGACCGTGCTGGGCTGGAGTCGAACTGGATGTGGGCGCGACTGGTACATATTTATGATCATGTGCCGGATTTACGCTTCCATCCTGGGTGTGATCGAAGTGATGGAGGACTGGTGGTGTTGTGCTGCTGTCGTAGTAAGGAAAGGGAGCCTTGTTCTTGCCAAAGTCCAAACCCTCAGCTTCAATGATCGGCTCTTTCATTCCGACAGAGGCCATATTGACGGTTACAGCAGGCATCACACCCTGTATGGGCCTTGCATACTTCCTTTCGTACTCAACTATATGCTCTACCCCTGAAGTCGCGTAATAGTTTGGATAGTCTGATGTACCTCTATCCCCGATTCCAATTGGGTTTCGACCTGGGATAGGGTGTGTCGGATCTGGTCTATTGAAGTAATGTTGTCCCATTGCCGCAACATTTGTCGGCGACATTTGTAGCTGACCATCCGGGTCGAATTTTAGTCCTGGCCGTGGCTGAATAGTTGCGCCGGCACCCTGTGGCTTGACGATAAAATCTTCAATCCTGCGGTTTCCTAGAGCATTCATTTCTGGTAAGCCTGCAGCTGGATTGCCCTGCTTTTGTCTACTCAGTAACGCGTTCCAACCTGCAATTTCTGCTTTCGCTTCGTCGTCTCTGCTTGCTTGAATGGAAGTGGCGAAGACGCGCGTGTAATCGTGAACAGGATTTGTACTTTTAGCTATGGAAACGGCATCGTTGTGGAACGCCGCGTTCGCTAGCCTTCTTTCGGGGGCATTGAAACCGTGTTGAATCTCGTGTCCGAGGACAAACGTCATGTCATTGGGATCGTACCCGTTAGGATTTGCCGCAGACCTTCCCTGTAATCTGGCAGCAGGCATGTTCATGGAGTGACTGCTAGCGCTGTAGGTGCCACCAGCAGTGAATCCTGGAGGTATAAAGTCGAAGTGTTCTAAATGCTTATGCGGCGGATCACCCTTGTCGGTCGTCATTACCGCTCGTTTAATCTCATCTGCAAGCACTGGCGAGCCATTGATGGTCGATTGGAGGTTGTTGACCATATCTTGCGTCACTGGATGAGTCGCTCTCGATGCATCCAGATATGTCTTCTGGGAAAATTCGATCGACATATGCTGCAGCCTGAGAGTTGCTTGTAGATCCGGGTTGTGTCTAGCACCAGAGGATTGAAAATCAGCTGCCGGTAGAGTGACGGTCCCGGACTGAATATCGTAACTCCCAGCAAGATTTTGTTGTCCTGTAGAACCTTGCAGTGCAAATGCTTTCAAGTGCCCATTCTGGGCATCTTGATTGAGAAGCCCAAGCTGTTGTGAGTCAGCAACTACGGCCGAGCTAAGTTGCGCAACTTGCTCTGGCGTAACACCTGATTGACTTGCGAACTGCTTCAAAGCCGCTTCAAGTTGAGCATTTGGACTAGCCATGTCGGTAGGTGCTCCTACTCATTCACGGTAGAAATCGACGTTACGCAGGCGCGATATTTCTTGCCATCAAGCGCTGTTACTTCAGGCCTGGAAGCAATAGAGACCGTCATGCCGTCTTTGTAATAGCGCCAATCAATGAGCTGGCCAAGTTCGCCGTAGTTAGGCGCATCGCCAAAGCCCATTGCCTTCATGGCGTTGTGGTAATCCTCGAAACTGAGCTGACAAATATCCGTCATGGCTGCATATCTATCTGACTTGTGCACGAAGTCCAGCGACACGCCAGGGCTACGCATAGCGGCTGACGGCAGGTACTGAATTTCGTATGCCCAATCGCCTCTTAATAGTTGGCTGTAGGCAAAGGATTCGACTCGCTGCCCCGGAATCGCGTTGAAGTGTTCAAGGCGAACTCCGACCACTTCATTCACACGCTCAGGGCTGAGATCGCTGGAGGATTTCAGAGCACCGATCAGTTTCAAGAACCGCTTGCCGATCTCGTCGGCGCTGAGTTCAGAGGTGCTAGCCGATGTACTGTCAGTCGAGGTCATGGTGCCATGCTCCTTCGCGGGTGGCTGTATTGCATCGGCCGAGGTGTGCGCGCAAGCACAGAGTGTGGTTCCGCATAGCGCGAGTATCGAAAGCAGGACGGTTCTTGAAAATCTCATTGACTCGTTCCGCGCAAATGATCAGGGGAAGTTAGTTTGCCTAACATGAATCATCAGTTAAGTTCTTCGCTGAAATTATCAGTCACAGCATTGACGGATCTAGGCCCCATCCATCACCACCCAGCCACCACTCCATCCGATCGTGGATCGCTCGCTCCACTGATCACGCCATCCACCTCGCGCACCAATGCACCCGCATGCCCCATGACCGAGGTATATGCGGGCAGCAGCTCTACCGCATGCCCGGCATCGCGCAGTGCTTGCACGACCGCTGGATCGAAGCGGTCTTCCACCTTCAGCGAGGTACTGTCTTCACCCCAGGTGCGGCCGAGCAACCAGCGCGGCGCTGTGATCGCTTGTTGCAGCGGCACGCCGAAGCGGGCGTAGCGGGAGAAGAGGGCGGCCTGGGTCTGTGGTTGGCCTTCGCCGCCCATGGTGCCGTAGGCCATGACACGGCCGTCGTCGAAAGTAGCCAGCGCCGGGTTGAGGGTATGGAAGGGTTTGCGCCCAGGGGCGAGTGCGTTCCAGCCGTCGGCGGCGAGGCGGAAGCTGCAGCCGCGGTTTTGCCAGGTGATGCCGGTGCGCGGCAGCACCAGGCCGGAGCCGAATTCGAAATAGGTGGACTGGATGCAGCTGACGGCGCGGCCATGTGCGTCGATGGCGCCGAACCAGACGGTATCGCCGGCCTGCGAGGGCTGTGGCCAGGGCAGTGCGGTGCGCATGTCGATGCGTGCGGCCAGCGCGTCGAGTGCGGCGCTGTCATCGAGCAGGGCCTGTGCGTCGAGCGTCATCCAGGCGGGGTCGCCGATGTGTGCGTCGCGGATCAGGAAGGCCTGTTTGGTGGCTTCGATCAGGCCGTGCAGGTGTGTGTAGCTGTCGGGGTGTTCGGCGTGCAGGCGATCGAACAAGGCGAGGATCAGCAGTGAGGCGAGGCCTTGCGTGGGTGGTGCGTGGTTGTAAAGGCGTGCACCGTGGATGGCGACCGAGAGCGGCACAGTGGCTTCGGCATGATGGCTTGCGAGGTCGTGTGCGTGGAGCGGGCTGCCGAGCTCTTGCAGATCGGCGGCGATGTCGTCGGCCAGTGCGCCGCGATAGAAACTCTCCAGGCCTTCGTCGGCGAGTCGTTGCAAGGTGCGTGCAAGTTGCGGCTGTTGCAGCAGTGCGCCTTCGTGCAGGGGGACGCCGTGTGGTTCGAAAATGCTGGAGTAGGCGCCGGGTTGCACGCGCAGTTCGGCGCTCTTGCTGGCGGCGATGTGCGCGCCGCCAAGCGTGACCGGTACGCTGTCGCTGGCGTGGTGGATGGCGTCCTGCAATAAGCGTTGCAGCGATAAGCTGCCGCCTGCGTGCTGCAGCGCGAGTGCCCAGCCGGAGACGGTGCCGGCCACGGTATTCGCCGCACCGGGGCCGCGCCATGGAATGCTGCTGTGGCCGCGATAGAAGTCCAAGGTCGCCGCCTGTGCAGCGCGGCCGCAGGCATCGATGGCGTGAACGCGGCCGTCGGGTTCGTGGATCAGCCAGAAGCCGTCGCCACCGATGCCGGTCATGTGCGGGTACACCACGGCCAGGCAGGCGGCGGTGGCGACGGCGGCTTCGATGGCGTTGCCGCCGTCGCGCAGGACATCGCGTCCGGCCTGTGCGGCCAGATGATGCGGGGCCACGACCATGCCGCGACGCGCGCGCAAGGTGTGCAGCATCAGTGCGTCTCCGCCGGTGGGCTGAAGGCGAGCAGGCCGTCGCGTTCGAGTTGCGCGGCGAGTGCGAACAAGCGGTCTTCGCGGCCGGGCGCGGCAATCAATTGCACGCCCAGCGGCAGGCGGCCGGGGCGCGGCAACGGTGCGGCCAATACCGGGCAGGCGGCAAGCCCGAGCGGTTGGGTGAAGATGCCTAAGTTGGCGCGCGCGGACACCGGCAGGCCGTCGATCTGGATGGTGTCCTGATCGATGCGTGGTGCCACGCACGGTGTGGTTGGCGCGATCAACACATCCACCTCGTCCCACAGGCGTTGCATGGCGGCGCAAAACCAGTGCGCGAAGCGGTGTGCATCGGCGACCGCGCTGGCAGGCAATTGCAGGCCGGCAAGCAGGCGGTCGCGGGTGGCCGGGTCGAACTGTTCGGCATGCGTGCTCAAACCGGCGCGATGACGATGGCCGCCCTCGGCAGCGGTGAGCACGAAGGCAGCAGCGCGGGCGCGTTCTGCTTCGGGTAATTCGATCATGGTGGTGCTGTTGCAGGCGGTGAGCAATGCGCTGAGGCCGGCATCCAGGTCGGGGTCGAGATTGCGTTGGAACCAGCCGCCCAGGCGTGCGATGCGCAAGCTGCCGGCATTGCAGGAGGCAACGGCGTGACCAAGCATCACTTCATAGACGCGGCGTAGATCGGCGATGGAGGTGGCGAACGGGCCGACCACATCCAGCGCATCGACGAAGCCGAACACGCCGTCCAGCGGCAACGCGCCATGGGTGGGACGCAGGCCGTACACGCCGCACAATGCGGCCGGAACGCGGATGGAGCCGTTGGTGTCCGAGCCCAGCGCGAATGGCACCAGCCCGGCGGCCACCGCGGCAGCCGAGCCGCCCGACGAACCGCCGGCCAGATGGCGGTGATCGTGCGGGTTGGCGGTGGTGCCGTAATGCGCGTTGACGGTGGCAAAGCCGTAGGCGAATTCGTCCATGTTGGCGGTGCCTACCAGCACCGCGCCTGCATCACTCAGCCGTTGCACCAAAGCCGCATCGCGGGTGGCAGGTGCGCATTGCGCGCGGACGACGGCACCAGCGGTGGTGACCTCACCAGCGACATCGAATAGATCCTTGACCACGAACGGCACGCCGGCCAACGCACCGCCGTCGCTGCCACCGGCCAGCGCGGCCTGCACGCGCGCGGCATCGGCTGCGGCGCGTGCGGGCAATAGGCGAGTGATCGCACGCAGGCGGTCGTTGGCCTGGTGGATATGCGTGAGCGTCTGGGTGGCATGGCGTGCGGCCAGCGTGGGCTGGCTGCGGGTGGTGCTGACGATGGAGGCGATCTGGCCGCGCGAAGTGGTTGTGTCCGGTGATGCGGGGCGCGGTGCATTGAAGCTGGCGAGCAGCTGCGCGTGGCCGCGCAGGACCTCGGTATTGCGATCGATGCCGGCCTGCCACTGCGCTGGGAGTTGCATGGGGTCACCTTGGGTTGCTGGGAGTTGCGGGTGTGGGTGTTGTCCAAGCTCCTCTCCCGCCGGGAGAGGGGTTGGGGTGAGGGTGCCCCGCTAGTTGGAGATGTATCAGGTACGCGTTTACCTTGCTTGCACCCCAATCAACTGGCGCAGCATTTTTCTCAGTTGCCGTACCCTCATCCGCCCTTCGGGCACCTTCTCCCGGAGGGAGAAGGGGTAGCGGCAACCCGACTGCTGGTGGTTGCGGCGCAGTGAGGTGGTCTACCAGTAATTGCTCGAACGCTTCCACATCCACCGCATGCACTACCGTCTGTGCCTGTTCGCCCAGTCCAGGCTGATAGCCAGGTGCCCACGACAGGATGTCGCCATAGCCGGCATCGAAAGCGGTATTGGTATCGACATAAAGCGTCTCGGTGTGCGTTGCCAATTCGGGGCGCAGCCACACCGCAGTGGCCAGCTCATCCCACATCGGAAAGCCGGGTTCGCGACGGCGCAATGCGTGGCCGATGCTGGTATCGGCAGCGCTCATGCGCGCCAGCAACACTGGCGTGAGTTCGGTGTCAGTCGATGGGTCCACCGGCACCATGGTGATCTTGCGCCAGGGCGCGCGCATGACGATGCTGGCCGCTTCCGGATCCCAGCGGATGTTGAATTCGCGGCGTGGCGAGTTAACGAATTCGCGCGCGAATTGCTGTGCGCTGACGCTGTTGCGTTGCTGCCGCGGGTTGAGGCTGCCGCCCATATAGACCAGCTCGCGCGCCAGTGTGGCGAACGCCGGATCCAGCGATTGCGCAAGCGCCAGATTGGTCAGCGGGCCTGTGGCAATGATGCTCACCTCGCCCGGATACAGGCGCACCATGCGCAGCATGAACAACGCAGCCGGTTCGTCGGATGCGCGCACCACGCTGGGATTGCCCAACGCTAGGTCGGGCACCACGTCGTGTGCGTGATAACGCGGCGCGCTCTGCACGGTGTCGCCATCCACCCAGTGCTTGGTCCATGCACCTTTCCAGACCAGCTTGCCGTACAGCGCTTCCCAACGCTCGGTGGCGAGCTCGCTGTTGAGCAGCGGATGCACCGGGCCGGGCAGCACCGGGATAGTGGGATGGCCGGCCAATTCCAGCAGACGGCAGCCATGTGCGAGCACCTCATCGCGCCAGATATTGCCGCTCACCGCGCTGATGCCCAGCACCTCGACCTCAGGCGATTGCAACAACAGCAACTGCGCAGGCGTGAAGCCGTCGATATCGTCTTCGAGAATGACGCGGCGTTTTGATGGGGCGGAGTGCTGATCGGTCATTGCGCTTTGGTCATGGGGATGGAATGCATCACGGCGAAGATGGAATGGAGGCTGCGTTTGATGGACGTTGCGTTTGTAGGAGCGCGCTTGCGCGCGAAGAGGCTTCACCGATAACGCCTGTTCGCGCGCAAGCGCGCTCCTACGGGTTATGCGTCAGCTGGTGTTGTCTGCACTCTGCGTTGCTCCAGCAGCATGCGCTCGTACTGCGCCAGATCGGCTTCAAGCTGCCATTGCAGCCGTGCCTTCTCGCTGCTCTGGCGGAATGCTTGGCACGCAGCATCATCGGTTTCGCGCTGCAATGCAGTGGCGCAGGCCTGCGCAGCTGTACCGTCTGCGCTCCACACGCTGGTGCCCGGCAGGAAGCTGTAAGTCAGCCCGTTGCGAGCGAGCTGCTTGAGCGTGGGGTAATCGATGCCTTGCTCCTGCATCGCGCGTTGATACTCGTGGGTCATGTCCGCGCGCGAGACGCCCGCATCGTCGGTGGACAGCACCACCGGCACACCGGCGCGCAGATACATTGCCAGCGGATGCGCGCCGCCTTTGACGCCCAAAATCACATCGTTGCTGGTGAGGTTGATCTCCACCGCGATCTGATCGCGGCGCATGCGCTGCAGCAATCCATCCACGTCGTCTTCGTAAGGCAGATCCACACCGTGACCGATGCGGCGTGCACCCACGTCCACCGCCTGGCGGATATGCGAGCGCAGTTGCGCGGGCGGCACCAGGCCCAACGCCAGCTCGCCGGCATGCAGGGACAGCGGCACGTTGGGATAGCGCGTTGCGAAGAAACGGAACATCGCCATGTGGCGCGCGTAATCGGCCAGCGCCACCGGGTTGTCTTCGGGCGCAACGATGTTCAACGCCACCGCGCGGCTGCCGCCGGCAGCGATCAGTGCGTGCGCAAGCGCCATCTGCCCGAACACCATCGGTTGCGGCAACACGCGCAACACGTAAGGCACGTA includes:
- a CDS encoding AtzE family amidohydrolase, with the translated sequence MQLPAQWQAGIDRNTEVLRGHAQLLASFNAPRPASPDTTTSRGQIASIVSTTRSQPTLAARHATQTLTHIHQANDRLRAITRLLPARAAADAARVQAALAGGSDGGALAGVPFVVKDLFDVAGEVTTAGAVVRAQCAPATRDAALVQRLSDAGAVLVGTANMDEFAYGFATVNAHYGTTANPHDHRHLAGGSSGGSAAAVAAGLVPFALGSDTNGSIRVPAALCGVYGLRPTHGALPLDGVFGFVDALDVVGPFATSIADLRRVYEVMLGHAVASCNAGSLRIARLGGWFQRNLDPDLDAGLSALLTACNSTTMIELPEAERARAAAFVLTAAEGGHRHRAGLSTHAEQFDPATRDRLLAGLQLPASAVADAHRFAHWFCAAMQRLWDEVDVLIAPTTPCVAPRIDQDTIQIDGLPVSARANLGIFTQPLGLAACPVLAAPLPRPGRLPLGVQLIAAPGREDRLFALAAQLERDGLLAFSPPAETH
- a CDS encoding adenosine deaminase family protein, whose protein sequence is MPHRYRCLILSLCTLLPGMTLARPAQAPAQQREQQVAQLFHDAAAQPAQLRAWLQAMPKGGDLHNHLSGSVYAENYLQWASDDGACVQLDDLSLRAPPCGKGREPARDLATRNAALYGRVVDALSMRKFLPSPSQPTGHDQFFSTFGKFDAVVRARVADTVAAVLEQAARDRVPYVEIIANPPQMDEAAKQMQALPWKADDDAANLRALQDALPPLVQAAQRDLADTDAQVRRVLQCDQPDARPGCQVAYRYVPYVLRVLPQPMVFGQMALAHALIAAGGSRAVALNIVAPEDNPVALADYARHMAMFRFFATRYPNVPLSLHAGELALGLVPPAQLRSHIRQAVDVGARRIGHGVDLPYEDDVDGLLQRMRRDQIAVEINLTSNDVILGVKGGAHPLAMYLRAGVPVVLSTDDAGVSRADMTHEYQRAMQEQGIDYPTLKQLARNGLTYSFLPGTSVWSADGTAAQACATALQRETDDAACQAFRQSSEKARLQWQLEADLAQYERMLLEQRRVQTTPADA
- a CDS encoding gamma-glutamyltransferase family protein; amino-acid sequence: MLHTLRARRGMVVAPHHLAAQAGRDVLRDGGNAIEAAVATAACLAVVYPHMTGIGGDGFWLIHEPDGRVHAIDACGRAAQAATLDFYRGHSSIPWRGPGAANTVAGTVSGWALALQHAGGSLSLQRLLQDAIHHASDSVPVTLGGAHIAASKSAELRVQPGAYSSIFEPHGVPLHEGALLQQPQLARTLQRLADEGLESFYRGALADDIAADLQELGSPLHAHDLASHHAEATVPLSVAIHGARLYNHAPPTQGLASLLILALFDRLHAEHPDSYTHLHGLIEATKQAFLIRDAHIGDPAWMTLDAQALLDDSAALDALAARIDMRTALPWPQPSQAGDTVWFGAIDAHGRAVSCIQSTYFEFGSGLVLPRTGITWQNRGCSFRLAADGWNALAPGRKPFHTLNPALATFDDGRVMAYGTMGGEGQPQTQAALFSRYARFGVPLQQAITAPRWLLGRTWGEDSTSLKVEDRFDPAVVQALRDAGHAVELLPAYTSVMGHAGALVREVDGVISGASDPRSDGVVAGW